A single region of the Triticum dicoccoides isolate Atlit2015 ecotype Zavitan chromosome 2B, WEW_v2.0, whole genome shotgun sequence genome encodes:
- the LOC119368793 gene encoding ervatamin-C-like, with protein MALSPGVIPAVALLVGGLFTAFPAASGGHVDVRDMLMMDRFRQWQATHNRSYLSAEERLRRFEVYRSNVEYIDATNRRGDLTYELGENQFADLTGEEFVARYASSHEAGGGTGSVITTAAEADGLWSSGGGDDSLEAPLPPSVDWRAKGAVTPVKNQGSQCFSCWAFSAVAMMESLYFIKTGTLVTLSEQQLVDCDKYDGGCNRGYYHRAFQWIMENGGLTTAALYPYKAVRGVCIRAKPAVTITGHAAVPKNELALQSAVARQPIGVAIEVPTSMQFYKSGVFSAPCGIQMSHAVVTVGYGTDAYSGLKYWLVKNSWGQTWGEAGYIRMRRDVGGGGLCGIALDTAYPTM; from the exons ATGGCTTTGTCCCCTGGGGTGATCCCTGCAGTAGCTCTGCTAGTGGGCGGCCTGTTCACCGCCTTCCCTGCGGCGTCCGGCGGCCACGTCGACGTCCGTGACATGCTGATGATGGACAGGTTCCGCCAGTGGCAGGCCACCCACAACCGTTCGTACCTGAGCGCGGAGGAGAGGCTGCGGCGCTTCGAGGTGTACCGCAGCAACGTGGAGTACATCGACGCCACCAACCGGCGCGGCGACCTCACCTACGAGCTCGGAGAGAACCAATTCGCCGACCTCACCGGGGAGGAGTTCGTCGCAAGGTACGCGTCGTCGCACGAAGCCGGCGGTGGCACTGGCTCGGTCATCACGACAGCCGCTGAGGCTGACGGCCTCTGGTCGTCGGGCGGTGGCGACGACTCCTTGGAGGCTCCGCTTCCGCCCAGCGTGGACTGGAGGGCCAAAGGCGCCGTGACGCCGGTCAAGAACCAAGGCTCGCAATGCT TCAGCTGCTGGGCATTCTCGGCGGTGGCAATGATGGAGAGTCTCTACTTCATCAAGACGGGGACGCTGGTGACCCTGTCGGAGCAGCAGCTGGTGGACTGCGACAAGTACGACGGTGGCTGCAACCGAGGCTACTACCATAGAGCCTTCCAGTGGATCATGGAGAACGGCGGCCTCACCACGGCGGCGCTGTACCCATACAAGGCGGTGAGAGGCGTCTGCATCCGCGCCAAGCCCGCCGTCACCATCACCGGGCACGCGGCGGTCCCCAAGAATGAACTGGCCCTGCAGAGCGCCGTCGCGAGGCAGCCCATCGGCGTGGCCATCGAGGTCCCAACCAGCATGCAGTTCTACAAGAGCGGGGTCTTCTCGGCCCCCTGTGGGATCCAGATGAGCCACGCCGTGGTGACCGTCGGCTACGGCACCGACGCCTACTCGGGGCTCAAGTACTGGCTCGTCAAGAACTCGTGGGGCCAGACATGGGGCGAGGCCGGCTACATCCGTATGCGCCGCGACGTCGGAGGCGGGGGGCTCTGCGGCATCGCGCTCGACACCGCTTACCCGACCATGTGA
- the LOC119368794 gene encoding BTB/POZ and MATH domain-containing protein 1-like produces the protein MAAALQMPSTTTTASACVPDTARGTHVFTIASYRLHKGLGAGKFIRSATFAVGGYDWCIRYYPDGDLNQKDHVSVCVELQSKNSVVRALYDLRLINRATGLSSLIFSRPSSLPAFDSLKNDHVRGAYKFMKIDLLEASPYLQDDCLVIQCDITVLLKEIPAVATVAKPPEIQVTPSDLSNNLAKLLEGNKGADMTIKVNGEVFHAHKIVLAMQSPVFDAQLYGPMGDSEKQCIQIEDMQPAVFKALLHFMYTDSLPVMHDLDNHDNKEMIKHLIVAADRYAMERMKLMCESMLCKSLDAKSVGATLALADQHHCSKLREACVEYIKLFS, from the coding sequence ATGGCGGCGGCACTGCAGATGCCTAGTACGACGACTACGGCGTCGGCTTGCGTCCCAGATACGGCGCGGGGCACGCACGTGTTCACGATCGCCAGCTACAGGCTGCACAAGGGCCTCGGCGCCGGCAAATTCATCCGATCCGCCACCTTTGCCGTCGGCGGCTATGACTGGTGCATCCGGTACTACCCAGACGGAGACCTAAACCAGAAGGACCACGTCTCGGTCTGCGTCGAGCTCCAGAGCAAGAACTCCGTGGTGAGGGCGCTCTACGACCTGAGGCTGATCAACCGGGCCACCGGGCTGTCGTCATTGATCTTCTCCCGGCCATCGTCCCTCCCGGCGTTCGACTCCTTGAAGAACGATCATGTCAGGGGTGCTTACAAGTTCATGAAGATCGACCTCCTGGAGGCATCCCCGTACCTGCAGGATGACTGCCTTGTGATCCAGTGCGACATTACCGTTCTCCTCAAGGAAATACCGGCCGTGGCGACGGTTGCCAAGCCACCTGAGATTCAGGTAACACCGTCAGACTTGTCGAACAATCTTGCAAAACTGCTGGAGGGGAACAAAGGAGCGGACATGACGATCAAGGTTAACGGTGAGGTCTTCCATGCGCATAAGATTGTGCTCGCGATGCAGTCTCCCGTCTTCGACGCTCAGCTCTACGGGCCAATGGGGGACAGCGAGAAACAGTGCATACAGATTGAGGACATGCAGCCAGCTGTTTTCAAAGCATTGCTTCACTTCATGTATACAGATTCATTGCCTGTCATGCACGACCTTGACAACCATGACAACAAGGAGATGATTAAGCACTTGATCGTGGCTGCAGATAGGTATGCCATGGAAAGGATGAAGTTGATGTGTGAGAGTATGCTATGCAAGAGTCTCGATGCTAAGAGCGTTGGGGCCACATTGGCTCTAGCTGACCAGCATCATTGCAGCAAGCTCAGAGAAGCATGCGTTGAGTATATCAAACTCTTCTCTTAG